A window of the Pogona vitticeps strain Pit_001003342236 chromosome 4, PviZW2.1, whole genome shotgun sequence genome harbors these coding sequences:
- the MOCS3 gene encoding adenylyltransferase and sulfurtransferase MOCS3, translating into MAAAAGTIPEENLAGDGPTAEVEAKASSALPGPRPLRPGLTRLEVQRYSRQLVLPELGVRGQLRLARSSVLVVGCGGLGCPLAQYLAAAGVGRLGLVDHDVVELNNLHRQVLHRESRLGSSKAQSAASALRELNSTVECVPYEACLSPSNALQLVRAYDIVADCSDNVPTRYLVNDACVLAGKPLVSASALRFEGQLVVYNYLGGPCYRCLFPKPPPPETVTNCADGGVLGVVPGILGSLQALEVLKIASGIGTGLNRAMLLFDALEGKFRQIKLRSRNLDCAVCGDHPSVTGLQDYESFCGSSATDKCRTLHLLTSEERISVEEYKKLLDSQVHHVLVDVRPPVEVDICRLPHSLNVPLSKLEGKDEECLKILCQRIDEVKQRTNDNTTFPVYVVCKLGNDSQKAVRILQRLSHDGLGLISVKDIKGGLMAWASKIDQEFPQY; encoded by the coding sequence atggcggcggcggcgggaacGATCCCTGAGGAGAACCTGGCCGGTGACGGACCGACCGCAGAGGTTGAGGCGAAAGCGAGCTCTGCGCTCCCCGGCCCGCGCCCGCTTCGCCCCGGGTTGACCCGCCTGGAAGTGCAGCGCTATTCGCGACAGCTGGTGCTTCCCGAGCTGGGCGTGCGAGGGCAGCTGCGGCTGGCGCGTAGCTCCGTCCTGGTGGTGGGCTGCGGAGGGTTGGGCTGCCCGCTGGCCCAGTACTTAGCCGCCGCGGGCGTGGGTCGCCTGGGGCTGGTGGATCACGACGTGGTGGAACTGAATAACCTCCACAGGCAGGTGTTGCACCGGGAGAGCCGCCTGGGCAGCTCCAAAGCCCAGTCTGCGGCCTCAGCCCTGAGGGAACTCAATTCCACGGTGGAGTGCGTGCCCTATGAGGCGTGCCTGAGCCCCAGCAATGCCCTGCAGCTGGTCAGGGCCTACGACATCGTTGCGGACTGCTCTGACAACGTGCCCACTCGCTACCTGGTGAACGATGCCTGTGTGCTGGCGGGGAAACCCTTGGTGTCTGCCAGCGCCTTGAGGTTTGAGGGGCAGCTGGTGGTGTACAATTACCTAGGGGGGCCCTGCTATCGTTGCCTGTTCCCCAAGCCCCCTCCGCCAGAGACAGTCACAAATTGTGCTGACGGTGGCGTTTTGGGTGTCGTGCCGGGTATTCTGGGCTCCCTCCAGGCGCTGGAAGTGCTCAAGATTGCCTCTGGGATAGGCACAGGCTTGAACCGGGCTATGCTGCTTTTCGATGCCCTGGAGGGAAAATTTCGTCAGATCAAACTAAGATCCAGGAATCTGGACTGTGCAGTGTGTGGTGACCATCCTTCTGTAACAGGCCTACAGGATTACGAAAGTTTCTGTGGGTCTTCGGCAACAGACAAGTGTCGGACCTTGCATCTGTTGACTAGCGAAGAGCGAATATCTGTAGAAGAGTACAAAAAGTTACTGGACAGCCAGGTCCACCATGTGCTCGTAGATGTCCGCCCACCTGTGGAAGTGGACATATGTCGCTTGCCACATTCCCTAAATGTGCCTTTAAGTAAACTAGAAGGAAAAGATGAGGAGTGTTTGAAGATTCTGTGCCAGAGGATAGATGAAGTGAAGCAGAGGACTAATGACAACACGACTTTCCCAGTTTATGTTGTTTGCAAATTAGGAAATGACTCTCAGAAGGCTGTGAGAATTTTGCAGAGATTGTCCCATGATGGACTAGGTTTAATATCTGTTAAGGATATCAAAGGAGGACTGATGGCGTGGGCCAGCAAAATTGATCAAGAGTTTCCTCAGTATTAA